In the Prochlorococcus sp. MIT 1307 genome, one interval contains:
- a CDS encoding flavin prenyltransferase UbiX: MKPLVVAVTGASAMPLAERALQLLLKKGFSINLILSKGAYEVFLSENNLKVPLEPITQRNFWEERLKINAKNLNCYRWSDHSANIASGSFKTLGMIVIPCSMGTLGRIAAGFSNNLIERTADVHLKERRPLILVPRESPLSLIHLKNMTNVSEAGAIICPPVPAWYTSPKNLEEMIDFIVIRIFDLLGEDLAPLKRWSAPNK; this comes from the coding sequence ATGAAACCCCTAGTAGTAGCAGTGACAGGCGCATCTGCGATGCCTTTAGCAGAAAGAGCCCTACAATTGCTATTAAAAAAAGGCTTTAGTATAAATTTAATACTGAGCAAAGGAGCCTACGAAGTCTTTTTATCTGAAAATAATTTAAAAGTACCTCTTGAACCAATAACTCAAAGAAATTTTTGGGAGGAACGCCTAAAAATTAATGCAAAAAATCTAAATTGTTATAGATGGAGTGATCACTCTGCAAATATAGCAAGCGGCAGCTTTAAAACTTTAGGAATGATTGTAATTCCCTGTTCAATGGGTACCTTAGGAAGAATAGCTGCTGGATTTTCTAACAATCTTATTGAAAGAACCGCTGATGTTCATCTTAAGGAAAGACGGCCATTAATACTTGTACCAAGGGAATCACCTTTGAGCTTAATTCACCTTAAAAATATGACAAATGTCTCAGAAGCCGGGGCTATTATTTGCCCCCCTGTCCCGGCCTGGTATACAAGTCCAAAAAACTTAGAAGAAATGATTGATTTTATTGTTATTAGGATATTTGATTTGCTAGGAGAAGACCTAGCTCCTTTAAAGCGTTGGTCAGCTCCAAATAAATGA